From Lolium perenne isolate Kyuss_39 chromosome 5, Kyuss_2.0, whole genome shotgun sequence, a single genomic window includes:
- the LOC127300559 gene encoding grpE protein homolog 2, mitochondrial isoform X1: MAMLLCRWIPLVRLLRPLQTVAVASTTTLDSSAAQEMVAAARLLARASRQGATAVAASAARRWLCGAAAAAAQQPFASARCSARVPYTLNQPLRYSTNIFQRFGFSSSTPQENDKEVNQPKDQESTAQEINAEASKEDSGSSGGAEEVDLSKEDLVKLVLEKDELLTSKDEEIEDMKDKVLRSYAEMENVISRTKRESENAKKFAVQNFSKSLLDVADNLARASSAVKESFSKLDTSEDSSGAVPLLKTLLEGVDMTDKQLGEVFKKFGVEKFDPLNEKFDPERHYAIFQMPDASKPSGTVAAVVKVGYMLHDRVLRPAEVGVTEGGPSEEDEPEQKSSGD, encoded by the exons ATGGCGATGCTTCTCTGCCGCTGGATCCCACTGGTCCGCCTCCTCCGGCCACTGCAGACCGTCGCGGTGGCCTCCACCACCACTCTCGATTCCAGCGCCGCACAGGAGATGGTAGCCGCTGCCCGCCTCCTCGCGCGGGCGTCCAGGCAAGGCGCCACCGCGGTGGCGGCGTCCGCTGCGAGGCGCTGGCTCTGCGGCGCGGCGGCTGCCGCAGCTCAGCAGCCGTTCGCATCCGCCCGCTGCTCGGCCAGG GTCCCATATACGTTGAATCAGCCGTTGAGATACTCAACAAACATCTTTCAAAGGTTTGGCTTTTCATCTTCTACCCCACAAGAGAATGATAAGGAGGTAAACCAACCTAAAGACCAGGAAAGTACTGCACAGGAAATAAATGCTGAAGCTTCAAAGGAAGACAGTGGCTCATCTGGAG GTGCAGAAGAAGTTGATCTTTCAAAGGAGGATCTAGTGAAGCTAGTTCTTGAGAAGGATGAATTATTGACCTCGAAAGATGAAGAGATCGAAGATATGAAGGACAAGGTTTTGCGCAGCTATGCAGAAATGGAAAATGTTATCTCACGGACAAAGCGTGAATCTGAGAACGCAAAAAAATTCGCAGTACAG AACTTCTCTAAGAGTTTGTTAGATGTTGCTGACAATCTGGCTAGAGCATCATCTGCTGTGAAGGAGAGCTTCTCAAAATTAGATACATCTGAAGATTCTAGTGGAGCTGTACCATTACTAAAAACCCTACTGGAGGGTGTAGACATGACGGATAAGCAACTCGGAGAG GTTTTTAAGAAGTTCGGAGTTGAAAAGTTTGATCCATTGAATGAGAAATTTGATCCTGAGAGACATTATGCAATATTCCAAATGCCCGATGCTTCAAAACCATCAGGAACTGTTGCTGCTGTTGTAAAG GTGGGCTACATGCTACATGACCGTGTCCTCCGCCCTGCTGAAGTTGGTGTTACAGAGGGAGGTCCCTCTGAAGAAGACGAGCCAGAGCAGAAATCTAGTGGAGATTAG
- the LOC127300559 gene encoding grpE protein homolog 2, mitochondrial isoform X2, with amino-acid sequence MVAAARLLARASRQGAAAVAASAAARRRLCGVAAAAAQQPFASSRCLARVPYTLNQPLRYSTNIFQRFGFSSSTPQENDKEVNQPKDQESTAQEINAEASKEDSGSSGGAEEVDLSKEDLVKLVLEKDELLTSKDEEIEDMKDKVLRSYAEMENVISRTKRESENAKKFAVQNFSKSLLDVADNLARASSAVKESFSKLDTSEDSSGAVPLLKTLLEGVDMTDKQLGEVFKKFGVEKFDPLNEKFDPERHYAIFQMPDASKPSGTVAAVVKVGYMLHDRVLRPAEVGVTEGGPSEEDEPEQKSSGD; translated from the exons ATGGTAGCCGCCGCCCGCCTCCTCGCGCGGGCGTCCAGGCAGGGCGCCGCCGCGGTGGCCGCGTCCGCCGCTGCGAGGCGCCGGCTCTGCGGCGTGGCGGCGGCCGCCGCTCAGCAGCCGTTCGCATCTTCCCGCTGCTTGGCCAGG GTCCCATATACGTTGAATCAGCCGTTGAGATACTCAACAAACATCTTTCAAAGGTTTGGCTTTTCATCTTCTACCCCACAAGAGAATGATAAGGAGGTAAACCAACCTAAAGACCAGGAAAGTACTGCACAGGAAATAAATGCTGAAGCTTCAAAGGAAGACAGTGGCTCATCTGGAG GTGCAGAAGAAGTTGATCTTTCAAAGGAGGATCTAGTGAAGCTAGTTCTTGAGAAGGATGAATTATTGACCTCGAAAGATGAAGAGATCGAAGATATGAAGGACAAGGTTTTGCGCAGCTATGCAGAAATGGAAAATGTTATCTCACGGACAAAGCGTGAATCTGAGAACGCAAAAAAATTCGCAGTACAG AACTTCTCTAAGAGTTTGTTAGATGTTGCTGACAATCTGGCTAGAGCATCATCTGCTGTGAAGGAGAGCTTCTCAAAATTAGATACATCTGAAGATTCTAGTGGAGCTGTACCATTACTAAAAACCCTACTGGAGGGTGTAGACATGACGGATAAGCAACTCGGAGAG GTTTTTAAGAAGTTCGGAGTTGAAAAGTTTGATCCATTGAATGAGAAATTTGATCCTGAGAGACATTATGCAATATTCCAAATGCCCGATGCTTCAAAACCATCAGGAACTGTTGCTGCTGTTGTAAAG GTGGGCTACATGCTACATGACCGTGTCCTCCGCCCTGCTGAAGTTGGTGTTACAGAGGGAGGTCCCTCTGAAGAAGACGAGCCAGAGCAGAAATCTAGTGGAGATTAG